AAGCTCATCAACCAACCATTTACATTTTTCATCAGAACCAGCAATGCCAATAACGTTCATCCCAAGAACATTTTTTCCTATTTGACCAACGTGAGAACCAACAGCTCCTGCAGCACCGCTTACAACAAGTGTTTCACCTTTTTTCGGCGCACAGATATCTATAAAGCCAAAATATGCTGTATTTCTGAAACAAGAAGATTAAAATTTCAAGTGCACTGACTATTATTTATAAACGTAGTAAAAGATTATTATAAGTCGTGTGTACCCTGGCATTCCCAAAGCTCCTAAACATAGGGAAGGTGAAAGATTTCCAATATCTGGCAAAAGAAGCGGCTTCTGATTCAGTATGTCTGTGTCACTGAAGTTCTTTGAATTAACAATTGTGTGCGTTCTCCACCCAAAATAACCAACAACTCTTTTTCCCACTGGATACTCTGAATTCTTAGATTCTAATATTTTAGCCACTTGTGTACCAATCATTGTAATCCCAGTTGGATATCTAAGAGTGTATGGTCGCATATAAGGATCCACCGAAAGGAATTCTGCCTGAACCAGGAATTCTAAAGAACATAATTTAACATTAAGAAACATGTTTAGAAATCTCTGTGAAATAAGCAAGGAGAGAACAATGAAAGTTGCATGTTACATTATTCATGCTTTAAACGTTAAACTAACATGGGATTTCGTCTAAATGTAATATGATggttttaatgaaatttacaCGCGAAAATCgagattaatgaaaaatttcaataaaatcgATGTATTACAAATAGTTAGTGTCATCTGCATATTTTCCCGCAATTTACATTGAAAACTTTAAACatcttaattatttaattacatcATACTTGAAACATCTTAATTACTTTTTACATAATCGATAGTAGAGATAAGATAACAATAAACATGGTGTCCCTGAAAGATATGTACCAGTGGGCAACAGGTGATTCCTCATAAAAAGAAGATGAACAAAATatagaataacatttttttgtttgggacctagttttcgagaaaactctGTTTAAAAATTCTCTTTGTATATACACAATTGCGATTAAGATGTGATTCGTCAAGTGACGTACACGCCTATAGCCGCCAGAGCGTATTTATAAATCCAATTTTCAAActtgattttctcgaaaactaagtCTCAAACCAAAAATCTTATTTCACATTATTTTCATGATTTTTATGAGGAATCATCTGGTGCCCGCTTCTACATACCTTTCAGGGACACCTTGTATGTAAtctttaatttttataaatgttGAGTATTACGATATATGTGAAGAATACATTACTTACCCTCATTTTTGATAGGAGGCAGTTCTTCCTCCACTAATTGTAGATCAGTAGGTTTTGGTTCCCCTTGGAAATGTTTCACCAACACATACTTTTTCGCCTTAACCATTGTGCTGAAATGTGCTCCGTAAACTCcgtaaaatgatttagcaacagttTCAACTGACCGATGAAGTTTTATAGCTCCTAATAAtctgaaaaaatatattttatcattagtaTTTTATTGTGTTGACAAAAAATCCAATCATATTTACATGGACATATGTGTATATTCCTGAAAGAGATAACTTATCGAAGAAGCCGGCCGTGACGATTAAATACAGACATAGATACGTGTAATAAACTAGCTTTTCTTGTAAGTAATTTCCTTTATATATCCTTTTCTCTGTTCCCCACTCCCACTTTTTTACTAATTGTCCATCATTACACGATAATGCAAGTCATTCAAGTGATTTCAGGAAGTGATAATTATGGAGTGACATAAGCAGTCAACAGTTGCCTTTAAAATATTCCACAAGTTAAGATCCTATAAACACAAAGTTAACATTAAATCTTACTTCGTATTTCGCGCCATTTGCGACAAGTGGCGCCTCTTGCGGCAAAAACTGAAAGCTCCTTTcggggtccgtacagcgccaattaatccggtggcaaaacgctcaaactgttagccaaaatcAGCTGTCGGTAATTTTGGCTAgtagtttcagcgttttgccaccGCACTAATTGGTGCTGTACGGACCCCGAAAGGAGCTTCCAGTTTTTGCCGCAAGAGGCGCCACTGTTTGGCtagcagtttgagcgttttgccaccggactaattggcgctgtacggacctcgAAAGAAGCTTCCAGTTTTTGCCGCAAGAGGCGCCACTGTTTGGCtagcagtttgagcgttttgccatttACTAATTAGCGCTGTACGGGCATTGAATGGAGCTTTATATTTTCTCCAAAAGAGGCGCCACCATCGTCGCATATGCATTAAACAAACATTAATTATGACAAAACTAGGGCACACAAAAATAAATCAAGTATACAGAATTGTTCGACAGAATATACACAATGCACAATACAAGCCTAAACCTAAAAATAAAGACATTAATTATGACATATTAAAACAACATAACCTATCAGCGCATGATCATTTACTTGAATTCGTttaaatgtttaaaatgttGAGATAGATTTATGGAAATATGATTCATGAAAATCTGTTATTTCTCTGGTAGGGCACTGACTGAGTAAGATacatgcataaagtttaatgcAACAACAAGGAAAATACATGTATTTTAGCAGTTCATATTATATTAGGAGAAAGAAATATCACGTAGCATATTTTATTCATTGTAGTTCTGTAATTCAgttttattacattattgtatatttatatagtttctTAACATCATTTAGGTGAATTTTATAGTTATGACATATATTTCCTTTTGGATAATTTAGTTTACAGTATACAACATTGTTCAATATGTCTGTATTTTTGttgtataattaaataagttatACTATAGATTGCATTCTTTGTTATTGATTTCAATGATGTTTAAGATTATAAATGTCTAATTAAGCttttaaatacatgtgaaaattatattcaaatattataagAAGCATGTAATATTAAGCAACTTCAGTTGCCATAAATTCAGTTTAATAACTGGTTACTATCTAATCACGTTACTAATAcgtatgaaaaataatttatatattttattgcacTAATTGGAATATGATGTGTTTGCACTTCAACATTTCGTTATGTAGTCTCTATTATTTTTCTGTCTCATAATAATCTATTGTTACAAGTATTGTAGAGAgaataaaagataaataaataggCAAATTAATAGTTTAATTTGATGGTTTCTACAAGGTTGTATAAGActacatttttaaataaatataaatataattgtacaattttagtatacaattttttttaatattatataatacttctctatacaatttgaaaaaataattaaaaatctaagaaaataatcattttcttAATGTAGAAAGATGTAAATGCAACTAATAAAAGAACAGAGCTTAGTAATGTATTTACTAATTTTAGCAATATCGCTCGTTCCTTGTGATTTTAACGTTATTCTAATTTATTGAGTAAAATGTTAATATTCATTAATAAATAAGCACTACACACAAACTAGTTTGATGAAATTTTCGAGATGTAAGTTTCACAACGAAAATATTAGAATTTCTTGCACAATACTCAGTTACATCTGCTCTAAGAATAACACTGATGGAGCTCAACTAATGTATTAACACAATAATCATACATCAATATGTACTTGTCAATATTGTTAGCACTATTCTTAACACATTGTATACCGCACACAAGAATATTTTTTATGCataattttttttagaaatatacttagatataataaaattttttaaattaaaatcggCTAGTATAAAAATTTCTGTTAATTACAGAACAATGGACTATACATTATTACATTTTACTTATTATGTAAATGTAGTAACATATTTATATGTTTTTATATAGTGTCCTTcatatttctataaaaacgaatgagataattattaaaaataattataaataattaattatactcTCGATATATCATGAATACTTCAAGAGCTCACTAAAAGTAAATTTCATtgacagcaacaagaacatgtaTATCTAAACAGGTACACAATGTGTTAAATAAAGTTACAGAAAACTTCagttaaaatttgaaaaatctgtTTTGAGCTTAATAGATGGTGTGGAGACCTTAATTTGTGGTTTCACTAAATCTACGGGTCGGGTATGCCTTTGTGCTTGTTGATGAGAAGACCTGACAGCATTTTCTAATTTCGTTTTCAGTTCTGTGGATTGCGACATTAGTGTTTTAAATTCCTGAAATAAAAGTATACATTACGAAACTTATTCAACTAATTTCAGCTAAaggtaattatttatattgtgcAAATATTATACCTGAGGATATTTTGGTCCTATTTTATTCAACCATTGAAAACTCTGTTGATGAAGACTTAACTGATATTTAGATGCTTGTTGAAGTTGATCTCCTtccaataaataattaattagaaTTGGCACAAGTAAAGTCAACATCTGTATacctaattatttataaaaaaaaagattacaTTAGTTTTTAGTACTATATATGGAGAGTAATTACATGCTGTCAAGATTGAAGCAGATTTTAATGTATCAGTTTCTAAATACGCTACTATTTCTTACACACCTTGTAAAAGGTCTCCTGAATTGcgtgtaaaataatttttattagaatttatCTCAATATCGTTCTTATTCGCATCGaggtaataatatgtaaaattatgaaaaattaatAAGCACTATGTACGTACGATGGGAAAGATCTGCAAGTCCTATGAGAGCTTCAACGGTGCTGACGCATTCCAAGGTAAAAGATAATTCGATATCGTTTATAACTTGTTTGCTCTTATCACTGTACAGATACTCCACTAATCTAGGAGCTAATGCATGAATATAAGGCGTACTAATTGTACGTTCTGGATGCAAAAATATCGTTCTCAATGTCTGGACACATTTTAGTCTGACCTAGAAACATTTAACAATAAGTATAAATTTGCATCATATAAAAAGTTCGTTTAAAGTATTATATAACTTACCATTGTATTTTCCGATTGGAATGCATGCCTAAAGTGATTGATGCATGGAAACTGCAGGTTCGGTGCACTTACAACTTCTGGTAAAGCGTGAAGAACGAAAACCGCAATACCTAATATCATTGCCACTTCATCCATTTTCATCTCATCATTTCCTATCAACATATTGATTTATAACACGTTTGTAATAGATTACACACATTTGAAACAAATAATTATGAATCTTACATACCTGTTTTAGCGAGATCAATAATTTTAGCCAGAGCACTTTGTAAAAGGCTTGTCCACTGATCTTGGCTTCTATGATCTTTTGCATATTTATTTGTAGTAAGGTTTTTCATGCAGTGCAAAGCTGCATGGACTGGTATGTCCGAGCCTGTTTTATTACACTCATTATCCATACGTACTGCGGTTTCTCTTATTACTCCAGTTGCTAGATATAATAATGTCGGCAAAATTGCTATGGCTCCTGAAAAAATATAACGCAGATAAGTATGAAATTCTTTTGCGCAGTTAAATGTTTAGACTTTCTGTTATTACAAATAGATACCTTGAGGAGAACAAAGTGTAGGGAGAGATTCCATTATATTAAGTGCAGCTGCAATGAGCTTCCCACTTTCTTCGGATGGCATATATCCCCTTTGAGATAAAATTGCAGTTGTACCACCAGGATTAGGATTTAACGCTGGTATTTGACGTACCAAAAGGCACAGACACACTTCGAGAATAGCAAACACAAGCGACTTTCCTGGGATAAGCTCGCCACTTTCTTCACCTTCTCCCAATAGATCTACATCTTGAGTTTCATTACTTTCCTCATGCGAAGGTGCAATTTCTAATTGGAGATTCAAAGACATTTATAAACGTTGAAGACTAAAAAAGCTTTTGCCTATGACTTTCGGACTTAttagaaaattgtttaattacctttcaatttattttttttcttttccgtAAGATCTTCTTGCGCAGCTTTCATTACTTGTTTTAAAACCTCCATTACTATCATCTGAATTACGTAACTTTCTCTTGTTAATAACATCCTATAATAAAGAatttgaacaaattaaaatattctgtttcgcatgtgtttgtcTACATCTTAATAAAGATCGTACCTATGAAGTACATTACATAATTCAAGTGGTAATGAGCGATCTGTAATTAACACTTTACGAGCCCACGCAGAGTCTAATAATGTGTACAGGGCGTTCAAGCATGTTTCTATGTTCTGTGTAGATTCTGAAGATCGTGGACTACATAGTGCTTCCATGCATATacctaaaatattaaataaatatgcaatatatatatagcagTAATATTATCATTTGAATATTAGTAACataatcatttaaataataGTTACCAAACAATAAATGAAATCGTTCAATATTAGTGTTAGCTTTATTAGTAGCCACatcattgttgttgttattattatttgccACGTTCGAAGTTTGCACTTCACTGGTTGTTTCCTCTATTCCAAAACCTTTTGCATTCAACCACAGTGTCGCAGCGTGAAGGATCGGTGCCCACGATTCTGCGTAATGAGGTCGAGCAGAATCCATTGTATCTGTTGTATAAAAAGCACCGCCATCGTGTGGCAACTGACTAGAAAACTCTAATAATACaggaaatttattattaatattatgatgcATATTGTCCACTTAGAATTAAGAAGTAATTATACCTGGTGGTAAAGAAAGCAAAGCATGATCTCTCAGAGCAGCTAGCCAATATTGACTTAAACTCAACAACTCTGGTTGTACTAAACTCAATAAACTTTCAGTCTGGAATTCAAACTTTCCAAAGTCTTCATCATTTCCTTCACCGACATGAtttatattttgattaaatgTGTCTTTACTGTTTAATGCAGCACCGTCACGTATCATAGCAACAACATACACCTAAATAagatattaatataaacattgtAATCATTGGGTATGtagtaatatttaaacaaattataCTAAAAGCTTATATTATACCTCTGCCCAAGCTTTCAGTATTGCTAATCTTTCCAACGTTAACAGGCTTTCATTATAAAGTTGTGGTCGGGTTTGTCCTTCTCTTAACTTTTCCAAAGAGGACACAAGCAGTTGATGCACTCTGCGAAGATCATTCAGATCTCTTGCCACtccgcttccaatccatgcactGCAGGCTTGGCATGCTGCAGCTGTAACATGCGATGCTGTTTCCGCTGAAAATGCAGGTCTCAATGCAGCTCCAACCTACAGCAATTAAATGTCGAACAGAAACGTAAGATACTATAattaagtataaataatttatatcctagtaaaagATTCATTACTTGTGCTTGGAACTGTTCAAGTAACAAGTGTCCAGGAAATTCTGGTTCAGGAACTTTTGCAAACTTATCTATAATCTCTTGAAGGGTTTTCAAGCCTTCCAGTCGCAAAGGATCACAATCACTAGTCGCTGCCATGAACGCCATTCGTACCAAGTCGGAGAGATGCAGTACCAAGAAGTCACCTTATTTTGGAGTTAATGTAAGTATAAGAATGTCgccaaatatgatataatattatatttgcatTTTTAAAAGAGTCATACTTTTTCCTTTAGACAGTTGCATTTCTTTTGCTAAGGCTAGATCAAAGTGTGCTTGTTTATTATTCACACAAGCAGCTACAATTCGTCTAACACATTGCGCTGCAAAAACTCTAGTTGGCCACCTTGGAGTGACAGTTGGTCGCTGTTTTGTGGAGTCATCTGCATGAAATTCAGCTTGATCGTCATCTCCTTCAGCATCTGCATTATCATTATCCGTAGCACTGTCCTCAACATTAATTGTATTGGTTTCTTCATTGCCACATGTTTCTAtacgtaaataaaatatataaaatttcttGATCGTTTAAATAGATATTCACATGAATTCATAGATATACCTGATGCTATAGTAAGAACATCTTTGCATAGAGATAACCATTGCGATAAATTATCCGCAGCCAGTATTTGCAACATGCTGGTTAACGTATCATGGATATCCTTAATTAATTTACTATCGGTTTCTGTGTCTAGCATACTAAACAAAACACCCGGAAGACCAGTTTCTGTTATAACAAGACCTTCGACCATATTAGTGTCCCGACTTTCATTAGCCAATGTCATTGCGTGTTCGCATACTTCTTTTGCTTCACGTTGAGCTAATTGACGAAGACAAGATATAGCGGCTTTGCGTAACAGTAAATGATTACTTGACAAGGTTCGctaagaacaaaaagaaacaatgtTTAATATTGAAATGACCGTTAACCATATTTGTCGTGTTTATGTCACAGAATACGATAATTCTTACACATAGTGTAGGAACGAGAGAAGACAAGTTAACGTGTCTCGGTGCGAACAAATGCAATTGTTGAAGGCATCCAGTAGCTTCCGCTTGTACAAGAGGATCTTGATGATCTTGCATGATAGCACAAGCGCACAAAAATGATGAACGAGCCATACAAATCGTCGACGTATTACCTGAGAATTATTAAAATCGATAAATCAAGgttctttattatttttacctaTTCAACGTCTGATaaaaatgttcaactttaatGGAAAGGCTTCGAACCTTGTAATTCTGGTCCTATTGTTGTAATAAGTGCTGACAATACTTTCCCTATACACTGATGTACATCAATATAAGAATGAGGAACATTGAGAAGAAGAGTTAATGCCAAGGACAATGTGGGTTCCACATAGCCTCGAAACATTGGTCCACCAGAGTCAGCTATCAGTGCAAGAGCGTGCAACGCCCACACCTGAGAAGATTTatgtgttattattatattatatacacgtagaaaaatatattgtaattataatcgtAATCTTACTTGTACTACAGGCGATGAGTTATCTTGGGCAAGTGCAAGTAAAATACTGACGCTTGTATTGAGATGCTGGCTAGATCCCATCCCTCCGACATATTTATGGAGGCATCCCAACGCTAAAGAATGACCGGTTCTACTCGCAACATCGCGAGCAGATTTCAAACGATCAAAACT
This genomic stretch from Megalopta genalis isolate 19385.01 chromosome 5, iyMegGena1_principal, whole genome shotgun sequence harbors:
- the LOC117227608 gene encoding HEAT repeat-containing protein 5B isoform X1, whose product is MMELSHSLTLNEDALNQIPEAKRPVFIFEWLRFLDKVLIAAQKSDIKGCQQKLVEQLTKHMQGAPGPPTRRLIARCLATLFSVGDTFLLFDTVNKCNDILRNKDDSPSFLPTRLAAICCVGCMYEKLGRMMGRSYEETVQILIKSLRSAESQTRIEIMHTLEKVCAGMGSAITNVHKEIYKVSRHYLTDRVMAVRCAAAKCLLEMLNHAPFLYTTEIESVATLCFRAFEGSNYEVRCAVAKLLGSLVAMTQLSTPKGKNPSVTQNKSYKQISLDEVLNILMAGFLRGGVGFLKGTGEIIKGNSSINREVRVGVTHAYVVFVQMLGGSWLERNVGALVAHVLDLVTNPKAASSHVDAVYSRKCVNFILHGTIGKLLGEGAQAAACKEIAHIILKQMNSIDFSPENAKDCNQETLFSQHLLVCALQEMGNLILGLGTTACNLLSDQSLNLIDTIMTVLVHPCQAARLAASWCLRCICVAVPSQITPLIDRCVEGIENMRSSPEAIAGYSSALAAVLGSVRLSPLGVPHTKGKIIFNTAEELLRSASQNSRLSLNRTHAGWLLIGAIMTLGTAVVKGLLPRMLLLWRNSFPRSNKELESEKARGDAFTWQVTLEGRAGALSAMHSFLLHCPELLNDDITRRLLTPIESALAMLTNLSPVLKNYGQQLKAPAAMVRLRLYETLLLLPPQTFEGSYTHLLRMLVSEFTLTENPGNTTTSLLRAVCHANDSVILGTWLQETDHRTIEDQMEPNRRADLEHLQPNSAAGSGALEHNPCCLYRPVPQGEIIPGPLPLGVAVIDLSVSLFGQIFPRVANKHRLQMLDHFSECIKHTKSGRQEAIQMNVFTAVLSGLKGLNEAKTGFGQEDVKKSATNLIISALVSSNSILRWAAGEAVGRMAQVISDPKFTAELAQTSFDRLKSARDVASRTGHSLALGCLHKYVGGMGSSQHLNTSVSILLALAQDNSSPVVQVWALHALALIADSGGPMFRGYVEPTLSLALTLLLNVPHSYIDVHQCIGKVLSALITTIGPELQGNTSTICMARSSFLCACAIMQDHQDPLVQAEATGCLQQLHLFAPRHVNLSSLVPTLCRTLSSNHLLLRKAAISCLRQLAQREAKEVCEHAMTLANESRDTNMVEGLVITETGLPGVLFSMLDTETDSKLIKDIHDTLTSMLQILAADNLSQWLSLCKDVLTIASETCGNEETNTINVEDSATDNDNADAEGDDDQAEFHADDSTKQRPTVTPRWPTRVFAAQCVRRIVAACVNNKQAHFDLALAKEMQLSKGKSDFLVLHLSDLVRMAFMAATSDCDPLRLEGLKTLQEIIDKFAKVPEPEFPGHLLLEQFQAQVGAALRPAFSAETASHVTAAACQACSAWIGSGVARDLNDLRRVHQLLVSSLEKLREGQTRPQLYNESLLTLERLAILKAWAEVYVVAMIRDGAALNSKDTFNQNINHVGEGNDEDFGKFEFQTESLLSLVQPELLSLSQYWLAALRDHALLSLPPEFSSQLPHDGGAFYTTDTMDSARPHYAESWAPILHAATLWLNAKGFGIEETTSEVQTSNVANNNNNNNDVATNKANTNIERFHLLFGICMEALCSPRSSESTQNIETCLNALYTLLDSAWARKVLITDRSLPLELCNVLHRMLLTRESYVIQMIVMEVLKQVMKAAQEDLTEKKKNKLKEIAPSHEESNETQDVDLLGEGEESGELIPGKSLVFAILEVCLCLLVRQIPALNPNPGGTTAILSQRGYMPSEESGKLIAAALNIMESLPTLCSPQGAIAILPTLLYLATGVIRETAVRMDNECNKTGSDIPVHAALHCMKNLTTNKYAKDHRSQDQWTSLLQSALAKIIDLAKTGNDEMKMDEVAMILGIAVFVLHALPEVVSAPNLQFPCINHFRHAFQSENTMVRLKCVQTLRTIFLHPERTISTPYIHALAPRLVEYLYSDKSKQVINDIELSFTLECVSTVEALIGLADLSHRDLLQGIQMLTLLVPILINYLLEGDQLQQASKYQLSLHQQSFQWLNKIGPKYPQEFKTLMSQSTELKTKLENAVRSSHQQAQRHTRPVDLVKPQIKVSTPSIKLKTDFSNFN
- the LOC117227608 gene encoding HEAT repeat-containing protein 5B isoform X2, with amino-acid sequence MMELSHSLTLNEDALNQIPEAKRPVFIFEWLRFLDKVLIAAQKSDIKGCQQKLVEQLTKHMQGAPGPPTRRLIARCLATLFSVGDTFLLFDTVNKCNDILRNKDDSPSFLPTRLAAICCVGCMYEKLGRMMGRSYEETVQILIKSLRSAESQTRIEIMHTLEKVCAGMGSAITNVHKEIYKVSRHYLTDRVMAVRCAAAKCLLEMLNHAPFLYTTEIESVATLCFRAFEGSNYEVRCAVAKLLGSLVAMTQLSTPKGKNPSVTQNKSYKQISLDEVLNILMAGFLRGGVGFLKGTGEIIKGNSSINREVRVGVTHAYVVFVQMLGGSWLERNVGALVAHVLDLVTNPKAASSHVDAVYSRKCVNFILHGTIGKLLGEGAQAAACKEIAHIILKQMNSIDFSPENAKDCNQETLFSQHLLVCALQEMGNLILGLGTTACNLLSDQSLNLIDTIMTVLVHPCQAARLAASWCLRCICVAVPSQITPLIDRCVEGIENMRSSPEAIAGYSSALAAVLGSVRLSPLGVPHTKGKIIFNTAEELLRSASQNSRLSLNRTHAGWLLIGAIMTLGTAVVKGLLPRMLLLWRNSFPRSNKELESEKARGDAFTWQVTLEGRAGALSAMHSFLLHCPELLNDDITRRLLTPIESALAMLTNLSPVLKNYGQQLKAPAAMVRLRLYETLLLLPPQTFEGSYTHLLRMLVSEFTLTENPGNTTTSLLRAVCHANDSVILGTWLQETDHRTIEDQMEPNRRADLEHLQPNSAAGSGALEHNPCCLYRPVPQGEIIPGPLPLGVAVIDLSVSLFGQIFPRVANKHRLQMLDHFSECIKHTKSGRQEAIQMNVFTAVLSGLKGLNEAKTGFGQEDVKKSATNLIISALVSSNSILRWAAGEAVGRMAQVISDPKFTAELAQTSFDRLKSARDVASRTGHSLALGCLHKYVGGMGSSQHLNTSVSILLALAQDNSSPVVQVWALHALALIADSGGPMFRGYVEPTLSLALTLLLNVPHSYIDVHQCIGKVLSALITTIGPELQGNTSTICMARSSFLCACAIMQDHQDPLVQAEATGCLQQLHLFAPRHVNLSSLVPTLCRTLSSNHLLLRKAAISCLRQLAQREAKEVCEHAMTLANESRDTNMVEGLVITETGLPGVLFSMLDTETDSKLIKDIHDTLTSMLQILAADNLSQWLSLCKDVLTIASETCGNEETNTINVEDSATDNDNADAEGDDDQAEFHADDSTKQRPTVTPRWPTRVFAAQCVRRIVAACVNNKQAHFDLALAKEMQLSKGKSDFLVLHLSDLVRMAFMAATSDCDPLRLEGLKTLQEIIDKFAKVPEPEFPGHLLLEQFQAQVGAALRPAFSAETASHVTAAACQACSAWIGSGVARDLNDLRRVHQLLVSSLEKLREGQTRPQLYNESLLTLERLAILKAWAEVYVVAMIRDGAALNSKDTFNQNINHVGEGNDEDFGKFEFQTESLLSLVQPELLSLSQYWLAALRDHALLSLPPEFSSQLPHDGGAFYTTDTMDSARPHYAESWAPILHAATLWLNAKGFGIEETTSEVQTSNVANNNNNNNDVATNKANTNIERFHLLFGICMEALCSPRSSESTQNIETCLNALYTLLDSAWARKVLITDRSLPLELCNVLHRMLLTRESYVIQMIVMEVLKQVMKAAQEDLTEKKKNKLKEIAPSHEESNETQDVDLLGEGEESGELIPGKSLVFAILEVCLCLLVRQIPALNPNPGGTTAILSQRGYMPSEESGKLIAAALNIMESLPTLCSPQGAIAILPTLLYLATGVIRETAVRMDNECNKTGSDIPVHAALHCMKNLTTNKYAKDHRSQDQWTSLLQSALAKIIDLAKTGNDEMKMDEVAMILGIAVFVLHALPEVVSAPNLQFPCINHFRHAFQSENTMVRLKCVQTLRTIFLHPERTISTPYIHALAPRLVEYLYSDKSKQVINDIELSFTLECVSTVEALIGLADLSHRIQMLTLLVPILINYLLEGDQLQQASKYQLSLHQQSFQWLNKIGPKYPQEFKTLMSQSTELKTKLENAVRSSHQQAQRHTRPVDLVKPQIKVSTPSIKLKTDFSNFN
- the LOC117227608 gene encoding HEAT repeat-containing protein 5B isoform X3 — protein: MMELSHSLTLNEDALNQIPEAKRPVFIFEWLRFLDKVLIAAQKSDIKGCQQKLVEQLTKHMQGAPGPPTRRLIARCLATLFSVGDTFLLFDTVNKCNDILRNKDDSPSFLPTRLAAICCVGCMYEKLGRMMGRSYEETVQILIKSLRSAESQTRIEIMHTLEKVCAGMGSAITNVHKEIYKVSRHYLTDRVMAVRCAAAKCLLEMLNHAPFLYTTEIESVATLCFRAFEGSNYEVRCAVAKLLGSLVAMTQLSTPKGKNPSVTQNKSYKQISLDEVLNILMAGFLRGGVGFLKGTGEIIKGNSSINREVRVGVTHAYVVFVQMLGGSWLERNVGALVAHVLDLVTNPKAASSHVDAVYSRKCVNFILHGTIGKLLGEGAQAAACKEIAHIILKQMNSIDFSPENAKDCNQETLFSQHLLVCALQEMGNLILGLGTTACNLLSDQSLNLIDTIMTVLVHPCQAARLAASWCLRCICVAVPSQITPLIDRCVEGIENMRSSPEAIAGYSSALAAVLGSVRLSPLGVPHTKGKIIFNTAEELLRSASQNSRLSLNRTHAGWLLIGAIMTLGTAVVKGLLPRMLLLWRNSFPRSNKELESEKARGDAFTWQVTLEGRAGALSAMHSFLLHCPELLNDDITRRLLTPIESALAMLTNLSPVLKNYGQQLKAPAAMVRLRLYETLLLLPPQTFEGSYTHLLRMLVSEFTLTENPGNTTTSLLRAVCHANDSVILGTWLQETDHRTIEDQLQPNSAAGSGALEHNPCCLYRPVPQGEIIPGPLPLGVAVIDLSVSLFGQIFPRVANKHRLQMLDHFSECIKHTKSGRQEAIQMNVFTAVLSGLKGLNEAKTGFGQEDVKKSATNLIISALVSSNSILRWAAGEAVGRMAQVISDPKFTAELAQTSFDRLKSARDVASRTGHSLALGCLHKYVGGMGSSQHLNTSVSILLALAQDNSSPVVQVWALHALALIADSGGPMFRGYVEPTLSLALTLLLNVPHSYIDVHQCIGKVLSALITTIGPELQGNTSTICMARSSFLCACAIMQDHQDPLVQAEATGCLQQLHLFAPRHVNLSSLVPTLCRTLSSNHLLLRKAAISCLRQLAQREAKEVCEHAMTLANESRDTNMVEGLVITETGLPGVLFSMLDTETDSKLIKDIHDTLTSMLQILAADNLSQWLSLCKDVLTIASETCGNEETNTINVEDSATDNDNADAEGDDDQAEFHADDSTKQRPTVTPRWPTRVFAAQCVRRIVAACVNNKQAHFDLALAKEMQLSKGKSDFLVLHLSDLVRMAFMAATSDCDPLRLEGLKTLQEIIDKFAKVPEPEFPGHLLLEQFQAQVGAALRPAFSAETASHVTAAACQACSAWIGSGVARDLNDLRRVHQLLVSSLEKLREGQTRPQLYNESLLTLERLAILKAWAEVYVVAMIRDGAALNSKDTFNQNINHVGEGNDEDFGKFEFQTESLLSLVQPELLSLSQYWLAALRDHALLSLPPEFSSQLPHDGGAFYTTDTMDSARPHYAESWAPILHAATLWLNAKGFGIEETTSEVQTSNVANNNNNNNDVATNKANTNIERFHLLFGICMEALCSPRSSESTQNIETCLNALYTLLDSAWARKVLITDRSLPLELCNVLHRMLLTRESYVIQMIVMEVLKQVMKAAQEDLTEKKKNKLKEIAPSHEESNETQDVDLLGEGEESGELIPGKSLVFAILEVCLCLLVRQIPALNPNPGGTTAILSQRGYMPSEESGKLIAAALNIMESLPTLCSPQGAIAILPTLLYLATGVIRETAVRMDNECNKTGSDIPVHAALHCMKNLTTNKYAKDHRSQDQWTSLLQSALAKIIDLAKTGNDEMKMDEVAMILGIAVFVLHALPEVVSAPNLQFPCINHFRHAFQSENTMVRLKCVQTLRTIFLHPERTISTPYIHALAPRLVEYLYSDKSKQVINDIELSFTLECVSTVEALIGLADLSHRDLLQGIQMLTLLVPILINYLLEGDQLQQASKYQLSLHQQSFQWLNKIGPKYPQEFKTLMSQSTELKTKLENAVRSSHQQAQRHTRPVDLVKPQIKVSTPSIKLKTDFSNFN